A region of Elusimicrobiota bacterium DNA encodes the following proteins:
- a CDS encoding glycosyltransferase family 4 protein — protein MPVKVVHLVTRLDLGGAQQNTLHTVRNLDRDAYEPLLVCGRGGILDEEVLSDPSIKVVWVDSLLRDISPFYDLLALLELARIFLAERPAVLHTHSSKAGILGRLAAVLAGVPVVVHTYHGFGFHDRQPAFVKNLYVFLERLCARFTDALVFVSKANVDYAAAHDIVRPKDAVLIRSGVALAGLPAPVDAAKLKMSAGVGMHKLLVVSVGNLKPQKNAGDFVAAAAKVLAEAPEARFVFLGDGPQRRALEARAFALGLEGKVLFLGWRRDAAQWLAAADVFVMTSLWEGLPRALVEAMRSGLPAVCYATDGVTDLIKDGENGFMVEPGDHAALARRVTELLKDESLRERLGAAAAAAIGPEFDIDGMVRSQEALYARLLR, from the coding sequence ATGCCCGTCAAGGTCGTCCACCTCGTCACCCGCCTCGATCTCGGCGGCGCCCAGCAGAACACGCTGCATACCGTCCGGAACCTGGACCGCGACGCCTATGAGCCCCTCCTCGTTTGCGGCCGCGGCGGGATCCTGGATGAAGAAGTCCTCTCCGATCCCTCGATCAAGGTCGTCTGGGTGGACTCGCTGCTCCGGGACATCTCTCCGTTCTACGACCTTCTGGCCCTGCTCGAGCTCGCCAGGATCTTCCTCGCGGAGCGGCCCGCCGTCCTGCACACGCACAGCTCCAAGGCCGGCATACTCGGCCGCCTCGCCGCCGTGCTCGCGGGCGTCCCCGTCGTCGTGCACACCTACCACGGCTTCGGCTTCCACGACCGCCAGCCGGCGTTCGTCAAGAACCTCTACGTCTTCCTGGAGCGGCTCTGCGCCCGGTTCACGGACGCGCTGGTCTTCGTCTCCAAGGCGAACGTCGACTATGCGGCCGCCCACGACATCGTGCGGCCGAAGGACGCCGTCCTCATCCGCTCCGGCGTCGCGCTGGCGGGCCTGCCGGCGCCCGTGGACGCGGCCAAGCTCAAGATGTCCGCCGGCGTCGGAATGCACAAGCTCCTCGTCGTATCGGTCGGGAACCTCAAGCCCCAAAAGAACGCGGGGGACTTCGTGGCCGCCGCGGCGAAGGTCCTCGCCGAGGCGCCCGAGGCGCGCTTCGTCTTCCTCGGCGACGGCCCCCAGCGCCGCGCGCTCGAGGCCCGCGCCTTCGCGCTCGGCCTCGAGGGCAAGGTCCTGTTCCTCGGCTGGCGCCGCGACGCGGCGCAATGGCTGGCGGCGGCGGACGTCTTCGTCATGACCTCGCTCTGGGAGGGGCTGCCCCGCGCGCTCGTCGAGGCGATGAGGTCGGGCCTGCCCGCGGTGTGCTACGCGACCGACGGCGTCACGGATCTCATCAAGGACGGCGAGAACGGGTTCATGGTCGAGCCCGGGGACCACGCCGCGCTCGCGCGGCGCGTGACGGAGCTGCTGAAGGACGAGTCCCTGCGCGAGCGCCTCGGCGCCGCGGCGGCGGCCGCGATCGGCCCGGAGTTCGACATCGACGGGATGGTCCGCTCCCAGGAGGCGCTTTACGCCCGCCTCCTTCGCTGA
- a CDS encoding patatin-like phospholipase family protein yields the protein MFLQGGGALGAWQAAALEALVARGLRFDVVMGYSIGAINGSALAFERLPEAMSRWRSLGAGALRLSPRLSPFSLFSAEPLRAFLGAARDEAAAMAALRADFTIVTACPAEGSPLNARFTPGGRDGWDGPLIEHAAGSCAIPLAFPPVDLEYRGRRRRLIDGGVPMPLPLDLSPLAACADVLVLEMVRADEVGRRWWTPWRGLDQRCRDAGRGLVDEGLQPLLLSDRPPRVHRLAPSRRLEPMMLDFRAAGLAKMLAHGAEDAASFLDDPSSFQVR from the coding sequence ATCTTCCTTCAGGGAGGGGGAGCGCTCGGCGCCTGGCAGGCCGCGGCGCTCGAGGCGCTGGTCGCCCGGGGCCTGCGCTTCGACGTCGTCATGGGCTACAGCATCGGGGCGATCAACGGCTCCGCGCTCGCCTTCGAGCGCCTGCCCGAGGCGATGTCCCGCTGGCGCTCCCTCGGCGCCGGCGCCTTGCGCCTGAGCCCGCGGCTGAGCCCTTTCTCCCTGTTCTCCGCCGAGCCCCTGCGCGCCTTCCTCGGCGCCGCGCGCGACGAGGCGGCGGCCATGGCCGCCCTGCGCGCGGACTTCACCATCGTCACCGCCTGCCCGGCCGAGGGCTCCCCGCTCAACGCCCGCTTCACGCCCGGCGGCCGGGACGGATGGGACGGGCCGCTGATCGAGCACGCCGCGGGCAGCTGCGCGATCCCTCTCGCCTTCCCGCCCGTGGACCTCGAGTACCGCGGCCGCCGCCGCCGCCTCATCGACGGGGGCGTGCCGATGCCGCTGCCGCTCGACCTCTCGCCGCTCGCCGCCTGCGCCGACGTGCTCGTCCTCGAGATGGTCCGCGCCGACGAGGTCGGCAGGCGCTGGTGGACTCCGTGGCGCGGCCTCGACCAGCGCTGCCGCGACGCGGGCCGCGGCCTCGTCGACGAGGGCCTTCAGCCCCTCCTCCTCTCGGACCGCCCGCCGCGCGTGCATCGCCTCGCGCCCTCCCGGCGCCTCGAGCCGATGATGCTCGATTTCCGGGCCGCCGGCCTCGCCAAGATGCTCGCCCACGGCGCCGAGGACGCCGCCTCCTTCCTCGACGACCCCTCCTCATTCCAGGTCCGCTAA
- a CDS encoding FAD-dependent oxidoreductase, translated as MDISRRSFIKWVIAGAASASPFGCAPQGKVEGPGSASIPGARLGSESNKVCHDVRDGLLKSLPPPSRDLDVVVVGGGSSGLAAAERCFGSDFLMLEKDDHVGGNCWTETWEGLNYCTGSAWLSLENEEVKALFKRWNVNPPIIKGNDSAHWDGKWIKDFWNSDPDYPSYAQLPYPKPVQDDFRRFIRDTAKLDRVKDAAKLDAMTFADLFSGYDGRVQKYWDYFGPSNWGAATKDTSALVGLHAVHEWAPCERRTFEGGLGMVTRQLFAGFPEDQKKRFVTGAAVFAVRREGKRALVSFMKDGRPETVRAKAVVMAIPKYMARHVVADIPEEQAKAMKAMRYAPYLVYNLCFDKVVWNLNYDNWAVGARHFTDFIPADWVTHADGGDLDRKQVVTVYAPKTEAARADLLDDEEVLGEAHATADELLTMFPGWADHLREVRVYRRGHPMPMSAPGSFSRLQPVTRRDMAPIYFSHSDNSGTVSDMYEAALGAIKAAAKALQHV; from the coding sequence ATGGATATCTCGCGGCGTTCCTTCATCAAGTGGGTCATCGCCGGCGCCGCCTCGGCCTCGCCGTTCGGCTGCGCGCCCCAAGGCAAGGTCGAAGGCCCCGGCTCCGCCTCCATCCCCGGGGCCCGGCTCGGCAGCGAGAGCAACAAGGTCTGCCACGACGTCCGCGACGGCCTGCTCAAGTCCCTGCCGCCGCCCTCGCGAGACCTCGACGTCGTCGTCGTCGGCGGCGGCTCCTCCGGCCTCGCCGCCGCCGAGCGCTGCTTCGGCTCGGACTTCCTCATGCTCGAGAAGGACGACCACGTCGGCGGCAACTGCTGGACCGAGACCTGGGAAGGCCTGAACTACTGCACCGGCTCGGCCTGGCTCTCCCTGGAGAACGAGGAGGTCAAGGCCCTGTTCAAGCGCTGGAACGTCAACCCGCCGATCATCAAGGGCAACGACTCCGCCCACTGGGACGGGAAGTGGATCAAGGACTTCTGGAACAGCGACCCCGACTATCCGAGCTACGCCCAGCTCCCCTATCCCAAGCCCGTGCAGGACGACTTCCGCCGCTTCATCCGCGACACCGCCAAGCTCGACCGAGTCAAGGACGCCGCGAAGCTCGACGCGATGACCTTCGCCGACCTGTTCTCCGGCTACGACGGCCGCGTCCAGAAGTACTGGGACTACTTCGGCCCGTCCAACTGGGGCGCGGCCACGAAGGACACCTCCGCCTTGGTCGGCCTGCACGCCGTGCACGAGTGGGCCCCCTGCGAGCGCCGCACCTTCGAGGGCGGCCTGGGCATGGTCACCCGCCAGCTGTTCGCCGGCTTCCCCGAGGACCAGAAGAAGCGCTTCGTCACCGGCGCGGCCGTGTTCGCCGTCCGCCGCGAGGGCAAACGGGCGCTCGTCTCCTTCATGAAGGACGGCCGCCCGGAGACGGTGCGCGCCAAGGCCGTCGTCATGGCCATCCCCAAGTACATGGCCCGCCACGTCGTCGCGGACATCCCCGAGGAGCAGGCCAAGGCCATGAAGGCGATGCGCTACGCGCCCTACCTCGTCTACAACCTCTGCTTCGACAAGGTCGTCTGGAACCTCAACTACGACAACTGGGCCGTCGGCGCCCGCCACTTCACCGACTTCATCCCCGCCGACTGGGTCACTCACGCCGACGGGGGGGACCTGGACCGCAAGCAGGTCGTCACCGTGTACGCCCCCAAGACCGAGGCCGCGCGCGCCGACCTGCTCGACGACGAGGAGGTCCTCGGGGAGGCGCACGCGACCGCCGACGAGCTCCTGACCATGTTCCCGGGCTGGGCCGACCACCTGCGCGAGGTCCGCGTCTACCGCCGCGGCCACCCCATGCCGATGTCGGCCCCCGGCTCCTTCTCGCGCCTGCAGCCCGTGACCCGGCGCGACATGGCCCCGATCTACTTCTCGCACTCGGACAACAGCGGCACCGTTTCCGACATGTACGAGGCCGCGCTCGGCGCCATCAAGGCGGCGGCCAAAGCGTTGCAACACGTGTGA
- the icd gene encoding NADP-dependent isocitrate dehydrogenase, translating into MPKYTVPAGTKIGYKNGKLEVPDNPIIPFFPGDGTGLDLWKATKIVLDGAVDKAYGGKRKIAWMEVYAGLTALKAYDKDTVLPEETVAAFKEFRVGLKGPLTTPAGSFKFVCLDCAAELMDRPAACPKCKSEWITPRFRSVNVGLRQKLDLYACVRPVRWFKGVPCPVKDPSKLDIVIFRENTEDIYAGIEFQQGTPENKKVYDFLTNEMKVKIPFPDSGIGIKPISKTGSQRLIRMAIKYAIAHKRTSVTLVHKGNIQKFTEGAFRDWGYEVAKAEFRDQIVTEAELWDDLNGKMPAGKILIKDRIADQTFQQLLLRPDEYSVIATPNLNGDYLSDAAVAQVGGLGIGPGANIGDGVAIFEATHGTAPKYTNKDMVNPGSLILSGVMMLEHMGWQEAADLIIKGLEATIQAKTVTYDFERQMQGATKIKCSEFGQAIVKNMDKTAVAA; encoded by the coding sequence ATGCCCAAGTACACCGTCCCCGCCGGAACCAAGATCGGCTACAAGAACGGCAAGCTCGAAGTCCCCGACAACCCGATCATCCCCTTCTTCCCGGGAGACGGCACCGGCCTCGACCTCTGGAAGGCCACCAAGATCGTCCTCGACGGCGCCGTCGACAAGGCCTACGGCGGCAAGCGCAAGATCGCCTGGATGGAGGTCTACGCCGGCCTCACCGCGCTGAAGGCCTACGACAAGGACACCGTCCTCCCCGAGGAGACGGTCGCCGCGTTCAAGGAGTTCCGCGTCGGCCTCAAGGGACCGCTGACCACGCCCGCCGGCTCCTTCAAGTTCGTCTGCCTCGACTGCGCCGCCGAGCTGATGGACCGCCCGGCCGCCTGCCCGAAGTGCAAGTCGGAGTGGATCACGCCCCGCTTCCGCTCGGTCAACGTCGGCCTGCGCCAGAAGCTCGACCTGTACGCCTGCGTGCGCCCCGTGCGCTGGTTCAAAGGCGTCCCGTGCCCCGTCAAGGACCCGTCGAAGCTCGACATCGTGATCTTCCGCGAGAACACCGAGGACATCTACGCCGGCATCGAGTTCCAGCAGGGCACGCCGGAGAACAAGAAGGTCTACGACTTCCTGACCAACGAGATGAAGGTCAAGATCCCGTTCCCCGACAGCGGCATCGGCATCAAGCCGATCTCCAAGACCGGATCGCAGAGACTCATCCGCATGGCGATCAAGTACGCCATCGCCCACAAGCGCACCTCCGTCACCCTCGTGCACAAGGGGAACATCCAGAAGTTCACCGAAGGCGCGTTCCGCGACTGGGGCTATGAAGTGGCCAAGGCCGAGTTCCGCGACCAGATCGTGACCGAGGCCGAGCTGTGGGACGACCTCAACGGGAAGATGCCGGCCGGCAAGATCCTCATCAAGGACCGCATCGCCGACCAGACCTTCCAGCAGCTGCTGCTCCGCCCGGACGAGTACTCGGTCATCGCGACCCCGAACCTGAACGGCGACTACCTGTCGGACGCGGCGGTCGCGCAGGTCGGCGGCCTCGGCATCGGACCGGGCGCCAACATCGGCGACGGCGTGGCGATCTTCGAGGCGACGCACGGCACGGCCCCGAAGTACACCAACAAGGACATGGTCAACCCGGGCTCCCTCATCCTCTCCGGCGTGATGATGCTCGAGCACATGGGCTGGCAGGAAGCCGCGGACCTGATCATCAAGGGCCTCGAGGCGACCATCCAGGCCAAGACCGTGACCTACGACTTCGAGCGCCAGATGCAGGGCGCGACGAAGATCAAGTGCTCCGAGTTCGGCCAGGCGATCGTCAAGAACATGGACAAGACGGCCGTCGCCGCCTAA
- a CDS encoding type II toxin-antitoxin system HicA family toxin, with protein MPKPLKRRELVEKLREHGFDGPYAGAKHQFMVKGGLKLRVPNPHRGDIGEPLLREILRQAEIDPKTW; from the coding sequence GTGCCTAAGCCGCTCAAACGGCGCGAACTCGTCGAGAAGCTGCGCGAGCACGGGTTCGACGGGCCATATGCGGGCGCCAAGCATCAGTTCATGGTCAAGGGCGGACTGAAGCTTCGTGTCCCCAATCCTCACAGGGGCGACATCGGTGAACCCCTGCTTCGAGAAATCCTGCGTCAGGCGGAGATCGATCCGAAGACTTGGTAG